Within Eggerthella sp. YY7918, the genomic segment CTGGGCACACCCTGCTCAACCGCATAGTCCTTCATGGCTTTGACTTCGTTGTATGAAACGGTACTGTTGTCGCCGCTCATAATGAGCTTGGGTGCCGCGCCCGCAAAATACAGCGCAATACCATCGTCGAGCCTGTCCTGTAGAATGCCCGACGGTGTGCCGTCAGCGAATACCGACGCACCGAGCACGACGATCGCATCCGCGTCGAACTCGGACGCCTCTTCCGTATTGACGATAGCGTCCTTCGTCGACAGGATTACCGCCGCATTGGTTCCGGCAACAACCACCGCCACGGCAATCACACAACCGAGTACGAGAGCAATCATGCGCCTTGCCCACCTATGTTTCTTCTCACGAGTCATAGCCACCGATGATAACAAACGCAGCTTCGTCTCGGCGCGCCACGCACGTCTTTGCCATCGAAACTCACGGACTTGTCCACAAGCTCACCACGTCGAAGCGCCGCCTGAAAAGGCGGCGCTT encodes:
- a CDS encoding vancomycin high temperature exclusion protein — protein: MIALVLGCVIAVAVVVAGTNAAVILSTKDAIVNTEEASEFDADAIVVLGASVFADGTPSGILQDRLDDGIALYFAGAAPKLIMSGDNSTVSYNEVKAMKDYAVEQGVPSEDIFCDHAGFSTYESMYRAKHVFGAERIVVATQTYHLYRALYSAKGLGVEAIGVPSDYHAYSKQPQYDMREIPARTKDFFMVLFQAPSTYVGEPISLNQSGDVTD